The Microcoleus sp. AS-A8 genome window below encodes:
- a CDS encoding GuaB3 family IMP dehydrogenase-related protein gives MDIQIGRGKSARRAYGIDEIALCPGTRTLDPSLADTRWRIGGIEREIPIIASAMDGVVDVRMAVLLSQLGALGVLNLEGIQTRYADPAPVLERIASVGKTEFVTLMQELYAEPIKPELITQRIREIKDQGGIAAVSATPAGAIKYGEIVGKAGADLFFLQGTVVSTAHLSPESVTPLDLAQFCQDMPMPVVLGNCVTYDVTLNLMKAGAAAVLVGIGPGAACTSRGVLGVGVPQASAIADCAAARDDYYNETGNYVPVIADGGLVTGGDICKCIACGADGVMIGSPFARAQEAPGRGFHWGMATPSPVLPRGTRIQVGSTGTLEQILVGPAQLDDGTHNLLGALKTSMGTLGAKNLKEMQQVEVVIAPSLLTEGKVYQKAQQLGMGK, from the coding sequence GTGGATATTCAAATCGGGCGGGGCAAAAGTGCTCGCCGAGCCTACGGAATCGATGAAATTGCACTGTGTCCGGGGACTAGAACCCTAGACCCCAGTTTAGCGGATACTCGCTGGCGCATTGGCGGCATTGAGCGAGAAATCCCCATCATCGCTAGTGCGATGGATGGGGTGGTAGATGTCCGCATGGCGGTTCTGTTGTCCCAGCTTGGGGCGCTGGGTGTTCTCAACTTAGAGGGCATTCAAACTCGCTATGCAGACCCAGCGCCAGTACTTGAGCGCATTGCCTCAGTGGGCAAGACAGAGTTTGTCACTCTCATGCAGGAACTGTATGCTGAGCCAATTAAGCCAGAACTGATTACCCAGCGAATTCGGGAAATCAAAGATCAAGGCGGGATTGCCGCTGTCAGCGCGACACCTGCCGGGGCGATAAAATACGGCGAGATTGTGGGGAAAGCCGGTGCCGATCTATTTTTTCTCCAGGGAACAGTGGTTTCCACGGCTCACCTCTCCCCCGAATCGGTAACTCCTCTCGATTTGGCTCAGTTCTGCCAAGATATGCCGATGCCGGTGGTTTTGGGGAATTGCGTCACTTATGACGTGACCCTTAACTTGATGAAAGCGGGTGCTGCCGCTGTACTGGTGGGCATTGGCCCTGGTGCAGCTTGTACCTCCCGTGGTGTCTTGGGTGTGGGTGTGCCTCAAGCCAGTGCGATCGCCGATTGTGCGGCGGCTCGTGACGACTACTACAATGAAACGGGTAATTATGTCCCTGTGATTGCCGATGGCGGTTTAGTCACCGGTGGTGACATCTGTAAATGTATTGCCTGTGGAGCTGATGGCGTCATGATTGGCTCACCGTTTGCCCGTGCTCAAGAAGCACCCGGACGAGGGTTTCATTGGGGGATGGCAACGCCTAGCCCGGTTTTACCACGCGGCACACGCATCCAAGTGGGTAGCACTGGCACCTTGGAACAAATTCTCGTTGGTCCTGCACAACTCGATGACGGCACCCACAATCTTTTGGGAGCGCTAAAAACCAGTATGGGTACCTTGGGAGCCAAAAACCTCAAGGAAATGCAGCAAGTTGAAGTGGTCATTGCCCCTTCGCTGCTGACCGAGGGCAAAGTATACCAGAAAGCTCAGCAGTTAGGAATGGGGAAATAG
- the trxA gene encoding thioredoxin, translating into MSAAVQVTDASFKQDVLESDIPVLVDFWAPWCGPCRMVAPVVDEIAQQYDGKVKVVKLNTDENPQVASQYGIRSIPTLMIFKGGQRVDMVVGAVPKTTLANTLEKYI; encoded by the coding sequence ATGTCAGCAGCCGTACAAGTTACAGACGCCAGCTTTAAGCAAGACGTACTTGAAAGCGACATTCCCGTCTTAGTTGATTTTTGGGCTCCCTGGTGTGGTCCCTGTCGAATGGTTGCGCCTGTCGTGGATGAAATTGCGCAGCAATACGACGGTAAAGTCAAGGTTGTTAAACTCAACACGGACGAGAATCCTCAAGTAGCTAGCCAGTACGGTATCCGCAGCATTCCCACCTTGATGATTTTTAAGGGTGGTCAGCGCGTTGATATGGTAGTGGGTGCAGTCCCTAAAACGACTCTCGCGAATACGTTAGAAAAA